Proteins found in one Miscanthus floridulus cultivar M001 chromosome 4, ASM1932011v1, whole genome shotgun sequence genomic segment:
- the LOC136550193 gene encoding squamosa promoter-binding-like protein 13 — MRATAPELQLHLGSSRAAPRSPRPVSSLAGAAMDRKSKSSKGSASSAAASMAALAAAAAAGDSSLDTGAAEEGNLPAKMAAVGDASSSSPVAARRAVAAGGGASSSSSPVPVAARRGAAAASSVAAGGGGGGGCGGPRCQAERCNANLVADEKPYNRRHKVCEAHSKAPVVLVAGLRQRFCQQCSRFHELSEFDDIKRSCRLRLAGHNERRRKSSHDPHGGGGGNGFRQHADQNGPAGNHFQIR, encoded by the exons ATGAGAGCCACGGCACCAGAGCTCCAGCTTCACCTCGGCAGCTCTCGGGCCGCACCTCGATCTCCCAGGCCTGTCTCCTCCCTCGCCGGCGCCGCCATGGACCGCAAGAGCAAGTCCTCCAAGGGCTCCGCGAGCTCGGCAGCGGCGTCCATGGCCGCGCTCGCTGCCGCCGCGGCGGCCGGCGACAGCAGCTTGGACACCGGGGCGGCTGAGGAGGGCAACCTGCCTGCGAAGATGGCAGCCGTGGGAGACGCCTCGAGCTCCTCCCCGGTGGCGGCGAGGAGGGCCGTGGCCGCGGGCGGCGGCGCCTCATCCAGCTCCTCCCCGGTTCCGGTGGCGGCGAGgaggggcgcggcggcggcgtcgtctGTCGCggcaggaggaggcggcggcggcggctgtggcggGCCGAGGTGCCAGGCGGAGCGGTGCAACGCCAACCTGGTGGCCGACGAGAAGCCGTACAACCGGAGGCACAAGGTGTGCGAGGCGCACTCCAAGGCCCCCGTCGTGCTCGTCGCCGGTCTCCGCCAGCGCTTCTGCCAGCAATGCAGCCG GTTCCACGAGCTGTCGGAGTTCGACGACATCAAGCGCAGCTGTCGCCTGCGTCTGGCGGGGCACAACGAGCGGCGCCGGAAGAGCTCGCACGACCCgcacgggggcggcggcggcaatggaTTCCGCCAACACGCCGACCAGAACGGCCCGGCCGGGAACCACTTCCAGATCAGATAA